A window from Flavobacterium sp. 83 encodes these proteins:
- the purU gene encoding formyltetrahydrofolate deformylase, producing MQKITILIHCEDQKAIIASVTNYIASIDGNIIYLDQHVDADENVFFMRLECEFSAENWDIEAIKIHFQANLATPFNMSWEMYTQNEKPKMALFVSKYDHCLYDILGRYSAGELPLEIPLIISNHEDLKSVAERFSIPFHYVPFTKDIKAEGEQMQLDLLNQYHIDFIVLARYMQIITPNLIAQYRNQIINIHHSFLPAFPGAKPYHSAFKRGVKIIGATSHYVTEGLDEGPIIEQDIARVSHSHSIEDFIMKGRDLERMVLARAIKLHAERKTMVYNNKTVVFS from the coding sequence ATGCAAAAAATTACCATACTTATACATTGCGAGGACCAAAAAGCAATTATTGCCTCGGTTACTAATTATATTGCCTCAATTGATGGAAACATTATTTATTTGGACCAACATGTGGATGCCGATGAAAATGTTTTTTTCATGCGTTTGGAATGTGAGTTTAGTGCTGAAAATTGGGATATTGAAGCAATCAAAATTCATTTCCAGGCAAATTTAGCAACTCCATTTAATATGTCCTGGGAAATGTACACCCAGAATGAGAAACCAAAAATGGCTTTATTTGTATCTAAATACGATCATTGTTTGTATGACATTTTAGGACGCTACAGCGCTGGAGAACTACCCTTGGAAATTCCTTTAATCATCAGCAATCATGAAGATTTAAAATCAGTGGCAGAACGTTTTTCTATTCCATTTCATTATGTTCCTTTCACAAAAGATATTAAGGCCGAAGGGGAACAAATGCAACTTGATTTACTGAATCAGTACCATATTGACTTTATTGTTTTGGCTCGCTACATGCAGATTATCACACCTAATTTGATTGCGCAATACAGAAATCAAATTATCAATATTCATCATTCCTTTCTTCCGGCATTTCCTGGAGCAAAACCGTATCATTCTGCTTTTAAACGCGGCGTGAAAATTATTGGTGCCACCAGCCATTATGTAACCGAAGGATTAGATGAAGGTCCAATCATCGAGCAAGACATTGCCCGAGTTTCACACAGCCATTCTATAGAAGATTTTATTATGAAAGGCCGAGATCTGGAACGCATGGTTTTGGCACGGGCCATAAAATTGCATGCCGAGAGAAAAACAATGGTTTACAATAATAAAACGGTGGTATTTTCTTAG
- a CDS encoding catalase yields the protein MKSHEKLTTASGRPFAENENSQSVGSRGPLLLQDYILHEKMAHFNRERIPERVVHAKGSGAFGTFTVTHDITKYTKAKIFSEIGKETKLVLRFSTVGGERGSADTERDPRGFAMKFYTEDGNWDLVGNNTPVFFVKDPKKFGDFIHTQKRDPYTNMKSPTMMWDYWSLNPESLHQVLILMSDRGTPFGYRHMHGFGSHTYSMINAGNERVYVKFHFITAQGIKNFTNEEAAEMKSRDMDFAQRDLFENIDKGNFPQWNLKIQVMTEEQANSQDYYLNPFDLTKVWPHGDFPLIDVGVLELNQNPHNYFQDIEQVGFAPAHIVDGIGYSPDKMLQGRLLSYPDAQRYRLGTNYEQIPVNRCPFATNNYQRDGQMRVDGNGGSYPNYFPNSFDAMEIDQAYKEPPLEVFSDFADWYDRNCEGENDHYTQPGNLFKIMTLEQQQNTINNIIAHMSGIEGPKKEEIVNRQLNHWYRADGRIGAGVAAGLGVDVDLLER from the coding sequence ATGAAATCACATGAAAAACTTACAACAGCGTCCGGAAGACCATTTGCTGAAAATGAAAATTCGCAATCGGTAGGTTCACGAGGACCATTATTATTGCAGGATTATATTCTTCACGAAAAAATGGCTCATTTTAACAGAGAGCGCATTCCTGAACGAGTAGTACATGCAAAAGGTTCAGGAGCATTTGGGACATTTACCGTAACACACGATATTACTAAATATACAAAAGCGAAAATCTTTTCTGAAATTGGAAAAGAAACTAAATTAGTGCTTCGATTTTCAACCGTGGGAGGTGAAAGAGGCTCGGCTGATACAGAAAGAGATCCGCGAGGTTTTGCTATGAAATTTTACACCGAAGACGGGAATTGGGATTTAGTGGGTAATAATACTCCCGTATTCTTTGTTAAAGATCCTAAAAAATTCGGAGACTTTATACATACCCAAAAACGAGATCCGTACACTAATATGAAATCGCCTACGATGATGTGGGATTATTGGTCGCTTAATCCCGAGAGTTTGCATCAGGTATTAATATTGATGTCAGATCGGGGAACTCCTTTTGGCTATCGGCACATGCATGGTTTTGGGAGTCATACGTATTCGATGATAAATGCTGGTAATGAACGTGTTTATGTGAAATTTCATTTCATAACAGCGCAAGGAATTAAAAATTTTACAAATGAAGAAGCGGCTGAAATGAAATCACGTGATATGGATTTTGCGCAAAGAGATTTGTTTGAAAATATCGATAAAGGAAATTTTCCGCAATGGAATTTGAAAATTCAAGTAATGACGGAAGAGCAAGCCAATTCACAGGACTATTATTTAAATCCCTTTGATTTGACTAAAGTTTGGCCTCATGGCGATTTCCCTTTGATTGATGTTGGTGTTTTAGAATTAAATCAAAATCCACATAATTACTTTCAGGATATAGAACAAGTGGGATTTGCACCGGCACATATTGTGGATGGAATTGGCTATTCACCGGATAAAATGTTGCAAGGGCGATTGTTATCCTATCCTGATGCGCAGCGGTATCGCTTGGGGACTAATTATGAGCAAATCCCGGTAAACCGTTGCCCATTTGCAACTAATAATTACCAGCGGGATGGACAAATGCGTGTAGATGGGAATGGAGGGAGCTATCCAAATTATTTTCCCAATAGTTTTGATGCTATGGAAATAGACCAAGCTTATAAAGAACCGCCATTGGAAGTATTCAGTGATTTTGCCGACTGGTACGATAGAAATTGTGAAGGGGAGAATGACCATTATACCCAACCGGGCAATTTATTTAAAATCATGACTCTGGAGCAACAGCAAAATACGATTAACAATATTATTGCTCATATGTCTGGCATCGAAGGTCCTAAAAAAGAAGAAATAGTAAACCGTCAATTGAATCATTGGTATAGAGCTGACGGTCGCATAGGGGCAGGAGTTGCTGCTGGATTAGGTGTTGACGTTGACTTGTTAGAAAGGTAA
- a CDS encoding DUF4197 domain-containing protein — translation MKKILILAVAISLSSCAEMQQVLNQLPQTQGIGGVDIAGGLKEALNNGISKQVTKLTAVDGFYRNEAVKILLPAELRKVDAGLRKIGLSSLADEGLKVLNRAAEDAVKEATPIFVDAVRNMTFMDAKSILMGNQSSATTYLQNSTSTALYGKFNPVIKNSFTKVGADKVWTNIITKYNSIPLVNKVNPDLTDYVTNQAMIGVFKMVAVEEKNIRTNLSTRTSVLLQKVFAMQDKI, via the coding sequence ATGAAGAAAATTTTAATTTTAGCGGTAGCAATTTCGCTTTCCAGTTGTGCAGAAATGCAACAAGTTTTGAACCAATTACCGCAAACACAAGGAATAGGCGGGGTTGATATTGCAGGCGGATTAAAAGAAGCGCTGAATAATGGAATTTCGAAACAAGTGACAAAATTGACTGCCGTAGATGGTTTTTATAGAAATGAAGCTGTTAAAATTTTACTTCCCGCAGAATTAAGAAAAGTAGATGCCGGTTTACGAAAAATTGGACTGAGTTCATTGGCTGATGAAGGCTTGAAAGTGTTGAATCGTGCTGCCGAAGATGCCGTTAAGGAAGCAACTCCTATATTTGTCGATGCCGTAAGAAACATGACTTTTATGGATGCCAAATCAATTTTGATGGGCAATCAAAGTTCGGCTACTACTTATTTACAAAACAGTACCTCAACGGCTTTATACGGGAAATTCAACCCTGTGATTAAAAACTCATTCACTAAAGTAGGTGCTGATAAAGTTTGGACCAACATTATTACAAAATACAACAGCATTCCATTAGTAAATAAAGTAAATCCTGACTTGACTGATTATGTAACTAATCAAGCAATGATTGGCGTTTTCAAGATGGTTGCCGTTGAAGAAAAAAACATCCGAACGAATTTGAGTACCAGAACTTCTGTGTTATTACAAAAGGTTTTTGCAATGCAGGACAAAATATAA